The following proteins are encoded in a genomic region of Populus trichocarpa isolate Nisqually-1 chromosome 13, P.trichocarpa_v4.1, whole genome shotgun sequence:
- the LOC18104330 gene encoding putative methyltransferase At1g22800, mitochondrial isoform X1 has translation MRGTLSLCQRSSQLLLRGRRRATKETYTLIPSVSYCTNIDNNTIDGPQSPRVKIFDRELKRKQRDRAAWLMRPSDPFVDAVADNLLDRLEDCKKTFPTALCLGGSSEAVRRLLHGRGSIEKLVMMDTSNDMVQLCKDAEAAQQDSNQNIETSFVVGDEEFLPIKESSVDLVISCLGLHWTNDLPGAMIQCKLALKPDGLFLAAILGGETLKELRIACTVAQMEREGGISPRISPLAQVRDAGNLLTRAGFTLPGVDVDEYVVRYSNALELIEHLRAMGETNALLQRNNVLKRETALATAAIYDSMFAAEDGTIPATFQVIFMTGWREHPSQQKAKRRGSATISFDDIQKQFSSDN, from the exons atgagaggCACCCTGTCTCTGTGTCAGAGGAGTTCACAATTGCTActtagaggaagaagaagagcaacGAAAGAGACCTACACTCTCATCCCCTCAGTTTCTTATTGCACAAACATTGACAATAACACCATCGATGGGCCACAAAGTCCAAGGGTCAAGATTTTCGATCGGGAACTCAAACGAAAACAG CGTGACCGAGCTGCGTGGTTGATGAGGCCAAGTGATCCTTTTGTGGATGCTGTTGCTGACAATTTGTTGGATCGCTTGGAG GATTGCAAGAAAACATTTCCTACCGCGCTGTGTTTAGGAGGTTCTTCGGAAGCTGTCAGACGTTTGCTACATGGTCGTG GCTCCATTGAAAAGCTTGTCATGATGGACACTTCAAATGACATGGTTCAATTATGTAAGGATGCTGAAGCTGCTCAACAAGATTCAAATCAGAATATCGAAACATCCTTTGTGGTGGGAGATGAGGAGTTTCTACCTATAAAAGAAAG TTCGGTAGATTTGGTTATCAGTTGCTTGGGACTCCATTGGACAAATGATCTTCCAGGAGCCATGATACAG TGTAAACTAGCATTGAAGCCGGATGGCCTATTTTTAGCAGCAATTTTGGGTGGAGAAACCTTGAA GGAGCTGAGAATAGCATGCACTGTGGCTCAAATGGAGCGTGAAGGAGGCATTAGTCCTCGCATATCACCTCTGGCACAA GTCCGTGATGCAGGGAATCTTTTGACTAGGGCAGGCTTCACCCTTCCTGGAGTTGATGTTGATGAATACGTGGTTAGGTATAGCAATG CTCTGGAGCTGATAGAGCATTTGCGCGCAATGGGCGAAACTAATGCTCTTCTGCAAAGGAACAAT GTTCTAAAGAGAGAAACAGCCCTTGCTACTGCAGCAATTTATGATTCAATGTTTGCTGCAGAAGATGGCACCATTCCCGCAACATTCCAG GTTATATTCATGACGGGGTGGAGGGAGCACCCATCTCAGCAGAAGGCCAAAAGGAGGGGGTCTGCTACCATATCATTCGATGACATCCAAAAGCAATTTAGCAGTGATAATTGA
- the LOC18104330 gene encoding putative methyltransferase At1g22800, mitochondrial isoform X2 — protein sequence MRGTLSLCQRSSQLLLRGRRRATKETYTLIPSVSYCTNIDNNTIDGPQSPRVKIFDRELKRKQDCKKTFPTALCLGGSSEAVRRLLHGRGSIEKLVMMDTSNDMVQLCKDAEAAQQDSNQNIETSFVVGDEEFLPIKESSVDLVISCLGLHWTNDLPGAMIQCKLALKPDGLFLAAILGGETLKELRIACTVAQMEREGGISPRISPLAQVRDAGNLLTRAGFTLPGVDVDEYVVRYSNALELIEHLRAMGETNALLQRNNVLKRETALATAAIYDSMFAAEDGTIPATFQVIFMTGWREHPSQQKAKRRGSATISFDDIQKQFSSDN from the exons atgagaggCACCCTGTCTCTGTGTCAGAGGAGTTCACAATTGCTActtagaggaagaagaagagcaacGAAAGAGACCTACACTCTCATCCCCTCAGTTTCTTATTGCACAAACATTGACAATAACACCATCGATGGGCCACAAAGTCCAAGGGTCAAGATTTTCGATCGGGAACTCAAACGAAAACAG GATTGCAAGAAAACATTTCCTACCGCGCTGTGTTTAGGAGGTTCTTCGGAAGCTGTCAGACGTTTGCTACATGGTCGTG GCTCCATTGAAAAGCTTGTCATGATGGACACTTCAAATGACATGGTTCAATTATGTAAGGATGCTGAAGCTGCTCAACAAGATTCAAATCAGAATATCGAAACATCCTTTGTGGTGGGAGATGAGGAGTTTCTACCTATAAAAGAAAG TTCGGTAGATTTGGTTATCAGTTGCTTGGGACTCCATTGGACAAATGATCTTCCAGGAGCCATGATACAG TGTAAACTAGCATTGAAGCCGGATGGCCTATTTTTAGCAGCAATTTTGGGTGGAGAAACCTTGAA GGAGCTGAGAATAGCATGCACTGTGGCTCAAATGGAGCGTGAAGGAGGCATTAGTCCTCGCATATCACCTCTGGCACAA GTCCGTGATGCAGGGAATCTTTTGACTAGGGCAGGCTTCACCCTTCCTGGAGTTGATGTTGATGAATACGTGGTTAGGTATAGCAATG CTCTGGAGCTGATAGAGCATTTGCGCGCAATGGGCGAAACTAATGCTCTTCTGCAAAGGAACAAT GTTCTAAAGAGAGAAACAGCCCTTGCTACTGCAGCAATTTATGATTCAATGTTTGCTGCAGAAGATGGCACCATTCCCGCAACATTCCAG GTTATATTCATGACGGGGTGGAGGGAGCACCCATCTCAGCAGAAGGCCAAAAGGAGGGGGTCTGCTACCATATCATTCGATGACATCCAAAAGCAATTTAGCAGTGATAATTGA
- the LOC112323893 gene encoding cytochrome c: MASFAEAPPGDSKAGEKIFRTKCAQCHTVDKGAGHKQGPNLNGLFGRQSGTTTGYSYSAANKNMAVMWEEKTLYDYLLNPKKYIPGTKMVFPGLKKPQERADLIAYLKQSTAS; this comes from the exons ATGGCGTCGTTCGCAGAAGCACCACCTGGCGATTCTAAAGCCGGAGAGAAGATCTTTAGGACTAAGTGTGCTCAGTGTCATACCGTCGACAAAGGTGCCGGTCACAAGCAAG GACCCAATCTGAATGGCCTCTTTGGAAGGCAGTCAGGAACAACTACTGGGTACTCATACTCTGCTGCTAACAAGAACATGGCTGTTATGTGGGAGGAGAAGACTTTGTATGATTACTTGCTCAACCCCAAGAAG TACATCCCTGGAACAAAGATGGTTTTCCCTGGATTGAAGAAGCCACAGGAGCGCGCTGATCTCATTGCATACTTGAAGCAGTCCACTGCGTCTTAA